In Piliocolobus tephrosceles isolate RC106 chromosome 10, ASM277652v3, whole genome shotgun sequence, a single window of DNA contains:
- the HSP90B1 gene encoding endoplasmin: MRALWVLGLCCVLLTFGSVRADDEVDVDGTVEEDLGKSREGSRTDDEVVQREEEAIQLDGLNASQIRELREKSEKFAFQAEVNRMMKLIINSLYKNKEIFLRELISNASDALDKIRLISLTDENALSGNEELTVKIKCDKEKNLLHVTDTGVGMTREELVKNLGTIAKSGTSEFLNKMTEAQEDGQSTSELIGQFGVGFYSAFLVADKVIVTSKHNNDTQHIWESDSNEFSVIADPRGNTLGRGTTITLVLKEEASDYLELDTIKNLVKKYSQFINFPIYVWSSKTETVEEPMEEEEAAKEEKEESDDEAAVEEEEEEKKPKTKKVEKTVWDWELMNDIKPIWQRPSKEVEDDEYKAFYKSFSKESDDPMAYIHFTAEGEVTFKSILFVPTSAPRGLFDEYGSKKSDYIKLYVRRVFITDDFHDMMPKYLNFVKGVVDSDDLPLNVSRETLQQHKLLKVIRKKLVRKTLDMIKKIADDKYNDTFWKEFGTNIKLGVIEDHSNRTRLAKLLRFQSSHHPTDITSLDQYVERMKEKQDKIYFMAGSSRKEAESSPFVERLLKKGYEVIYLTEPVDEYCIQALPEFDGKRFQNVAKEGVKFDESEKTKESREAVEKEFEPLLNWMKDKALKDKIEKAVVSQRLTESPCALVASQYGWSGNMERIMKAQAYQTGKDISTNYYASQKKTFEINPRHPLIRDMLRRIKEDEDDKTVLDLAVVLFETATLRSGYLLPDTKAYGDRIERMLRLSLNIDPDAKVEDEPEEEPEETTEDTTEDTEQDEDEEMDVGTDEEEQETAKESTAEKDEL, from the exons ATGAGGGCCCTGTGGGTGCTGGGCCTCTGCTGCGTCCTGCTGACCTTCG GGTCGGTCAGAGCTGACGATGAAGTTGATGTGGATGGTACAGTAGAAGAGGATCTGGGTAAAAGTAGAGAAGGCTCAAGGACGGATGATGAAGTAGTACAGAG AGAGGAAGAAGCTATTCAGTTGGATGGATTAAATGCATCACAAATAAGAGAACTTAGAGAGAAGTCAGAAAAGTTTGCCTTTCAAGCTGAAGTTAACAGAATGATGAAACTTATCATCAAttcattgtataaaaataaagag ATTTTCCTGAGAGAACTGATTTCAAATGCTTCCGACGCTTTAGATAAAATAAGGCTAATATCACTGACTGATGAAAATGCTCTTTCTGGAAATGAGGAACTAACAGTTAAAATTAAG TGTGATAAGGAGAAGAACCTGCTGCATGTCACAGACACTGGTGTAGGAATGACCAGAGAAGAGTTGGTTAAGAACCTTGGTACCATAGCCAAATCTGGAACAAGCGAGTTTTTAAACAAGATGACTGAAGCACAGGAAGATGGCCAGTCAACTTCTGAATTGATTGGCCAGTTTGGTGTCGGTTTCTATTCCGCCTTCCTTGTAGCAGATAAGGTTATTGTCACATCAAAACACAACAACGATACCCAGCACATCTGGGAGTCTGACTCCAATGAATTTTCGGTAATTGCTGACCCAAGAGGAAACACTCTAGGACGGGGAACGACAATTAC CCTTGTCTTAAAAGAAGAAGCATCTGATTACCTTGAATTGGATACAATTAAAAATCTCGTCAAAAAGTATTCACAGTTCATAAACTTTCCTATTTATGTATGGAGCAGCAAG ACTGAAACTGTTGAGGAGCCCATGGAGGAAGAAGAAGcagcaaaagaagagaaagaagaatctgATGATGAAGCTGCagtagaggaagaagaagaagaaaagaaaccaaaaactaaaaaa GTTGAAAAAACTGTCTGGGACTGGGAACTTATGAATGATATCAAACCAATATGGCAGAGACCATCAAAAGAAGTAGAAGATGATGAATACAAAGCTTTCTACAAATCATTTTCAAAG GAAAGTGATGACCCCATGGCTTATATTCACTTTACCGCTGAAGGGGAAGTTACCTTcaaatcaattttatttgtaCCCACATCTGCTCCACGTGGTCTATTTGACGAATATGGATCTAAAAAGAGTGATTACATTAAG CTCTATGTGCGCCGTGTATTCATCACAGACGACTTCCATGATATGATGCCTAAGTACCTTAATTTTGTCAAGGGTGTG GTGgactcagatgatctgcccttGAATGTTTCCCGCGAGACTCTTCAGCAACATAAACTGCTTAAG GTAATTAGGAAGAAGCTTGTTCGTAAAACGCTGGACATGATCAAGAAGATTGCTGATGATAAATACAATGATACTTTTTGGAAAGAATTTGGTACCAACATCAAGCTTGGTGTGATTGAAGACCACTCGAATCGAACACGTCTTGCTAAACTTCTTAGGTTCCAGTCTTCTCATCATCCAACTGACATTACTAGCCTAGACCAGTATgtagaaagaatgaaggaaaaacaagacaaaatctACTTCATGGCTGGGTCCAGCAGAAAAGAG GCTGAATCTTCTCCATTTGTTGAGCGACTTCTGAAAAAGGGCTATGAAGTTATTTACCTCACAGAACCTGTGGATGAATACTGCATTCAGGCCCTTCCTGAATTTGATGGGAAGAGGTTCCAGAATGTTGCCAAGGAAGGAGTGAAGTTTGATGAAAGTGAAAAAACTAAGGAGAGTCGTGAAGCAGTTGAGAAAGAATTTGAGCCTCTGCTGAACTGGATGAAAGATAAAGCCCTTAAGGACAAG ATTGAAAAGGCTGTGGTATCCCAGCGCCTGACAGAATCTCCATGTGCTTTGGTGGCCAGCCAGTATGGATGGTCTGGCAACATGGAGAGAATCATGAAAGCACAAGCGTACCAAACAGGCAAGGACATCTCTACAAA TTACTATGCGagtcagaagaaaacatttgaaattaatcCCAGACACCCGCTGATCAGAGACATGCTTCGACGAATTAAG GAAGATGAAGATGATAAAACAGTTTTGGATCTTGCTGTGGTTTTGTTTGAAACAGCAACACTTCGGTCAGGATATCTTTTACCAGACACTAAAGCATATGGAGATAGAATAGAAAGAATGCTTCGTCTCAGTTTGAACATTGACCCTGATGCAAAG GTGGAAGACGAGCCCGAAGAAGAACCTGAAGAGACAACAGAAGACACAACAGAAGACACAGAGCAAGACGAAGACGAAGAAATGGATGTGGGAACAGATGAAGAAGAACAAGAAACAGCAAAG gAATCTACAGCTGAAAAAGATGAATTGTAA
- the C10H12orf73 gene encoding uncharacterized protein C12orf73 homolog: MPAGVPMSTYLKMFTASLLAMFAGAEVVHRYYRPDLTIPEIPPKPGELKTELLGLKERKHKPQVSQQEELK, from the exons ATGCCCGCGGGCGTGCCCATGTCCACCTACCTGAAAATGTTCACAGCCAGCCTCCTGGCCATGTTCGCAGGGGCAGAAGTGGTGCACAGATACTACCGACCGGACCTG acaataCCTGAAATTCCACCAAAGCCTGGAGAACTCAAAACAGAGCTTTTGggactgaaagaaagaaaacacaaacctCAAGTTTCTCAACAGGAGGAGCTTAAATAA